GTTTCGGAGAGGAACAGGATGAGTTGAGAGTggaaaaggagggggaggaggaataaggagcgggggaggaggaagatgatCGTGGTTCGGAGTCATTGTTCAGTGGGAAGACACTGGAGATGGCTATGTCCACGATACCTTGGCATAGCTCCGGGTAGAGTTtcctagaggatggagagagtgcAATTAATAAGATACCCCTTAAATCAGGCTTAGTGAGAATAAACCTGGACAAATTAATGATTCAAAGGACAATTTTACAAGCACATTTTAGGTTCACTTGGATGCCAGTGATCAAAAGACACAACTTGAATTAAACCTAACATGGGAGGTTAACATAGCCCTCTAAGCTTTGAACAATGGAACAAACATTTTCAAAATAATTACTCTACCCAAACCTCTTGGTTGGACAgaatgcttaaagttagtgagggagatataagtctccagcttcagtaatttttgcaattcgttccagtgattggcagcagagaactggaaggaaaggcaggcAAATGAGGAGTTAGCtatggggatgaccagtgaaatatacttgctggagcgtgtgctatgggtgggtgctgctatggtgaccagtgagctgagataaggcggagctttacctagcaaagacttatagatgacctggagccagtggatttggcaacgaatatgaagcgagggccagccaatgagagcatacaggtcgcagtggtgggtagtatatggggctttggtgacaaaacggatggcactatgatagactgcaaccaatttgctgagtagagtgttggaggctattttgtaaaatgacatcgccgaagtcaaggatcagtaggatagtcagctttacgagggtgtttggcagcatgagtgaaggtggctttgtttgcgaaataggaagcaaattctagatttaattttggattggagatgcttaatgtgagtctggaaggagggtttacagtctaaccagacacctagttatttgtagttgtccacatattctaagtaagaaccgtctagagtagtgatgctagatgggcgggtgcgggcagaaatcggttgaagagcatgcatttagtttcacttgcatttaagagcagctgtaggccacggaaggagtgttgtatgtcaTTGAAGCTCATCTGAAGGTAAgtttaacagtgtccaaagaagagccagatgtatacagaatggtgtcgtctgcgtagaggtggattagagaatcaccagtagcaagagcaacatcattgatatatacagagaaaaaaaAGTTggctcgagaattgaaccctgtggcacccccatagagactgccagaggcccggacaacaggccctccgatttgacacactgaattctgagaagtagtttgtgaaccaggctgttgagtctgccgacaagaatgcagtgattgagggagtcgaaagccttggctaggtcgatgaagacggctgcacagtattgtcttttatcgatggcggttataccgtttaggaccttgagtgtggctgaggtgcacccatggccAGCTCAAataccagattgcatagcggagaaggtacggtgtgattcaaaatggtcggtgatctgtttgttaacttggctttcgaagactttagaaaggcagggtaggatagatataggtatgtaacagtttgggtctagagtgtctcccccctttgaatagggggatgactgcagcagctttccaatcattagggatctcagacaatacaaaagaggttgaacaggttagtaataggggttgcaacaattgtggCGGATAATTTacgaaagagagggtccagattgtttagcccagctgatttaaAGGGGTCCAGAAtttacagctctttcagaacatcagctatctggattttgggtgaaggagaaatgggggaggcttgggcgagttgctgtggggagtgcaggagagttgaccggggtaggggtagccaggtggaaagcatggccagccgtagaaaaatgcttcttgaaattctcgattatcgtggatttgtcggtggtgacagtgtttcctagcctcagtgcaatgagcagctgggaggaggtgctcttaatcTCCATGTACTTTACAGTGTACCAGAactttgagtttgtgctacaggatgcaaatttatgtttgaaaaagctagcctttgctttcctaactgcctgtgtatattggttccttccctgaaaagttgcatatcacgggggctattcgatgctaatgcagtacgccacaggatgtttttgtgcttgtcaagggcagtcaagtctggagtgaaccaagggctatatctgttcttagttctacattttttgaatggggcatgcttatttaagatggtgaggaaagtacttttaaaagaataaccaggcatcctctactgacggaatgaggtcaatatccttccaggatacccgggccaggtcgattagaaaggcctgctcgctgaagtgttttagggagagtgatgaggggtggtcgtttgaccgcggacccattacggacgcaggcaatagggctgtggtcgctgagatccttgttgaagacagcagaggtgtatttacagggcaggttggtcaggatgatatcaaTGAGGGTGCCCCTGTTTatatggatttagggttgtacctggtaggttccatgataatttgtgtgagattgaaggcatccagcttagattgtaggacggctggggtgttaagcatatcccagtttaggtcatctaacagtacaaactctgaagataaatgggggggcaattaattcacatagtgtccagggcacagctggggcctgagggggtctataacaagcggcaacagtgagacttatttctggaaaggtggatttttaaaagtagaagcacAAACTGTTTGGGCAGAGACctggctatctttgcagtagattgcaacttcaccccctttggcagttctatcttggcagaaaatgttgtagttggaaatttcagaatttttggtggccttcctaaaccaggattcagacatggctaggacatcagggttggcggagtctgctaaagcagtgaataaaacaaacttagggaagaggcttctaatgttaacatgcatgaaactaaggcttttacagttacagaagtcaacaaacgATAGCggctggggaataggagtggaaatAAAACAATTAGAACTAgccaagacagcagtagacaaggcgtattgacagagagaggcataaagcaatcacaggtgttgaacaATTGGCtctttcatccccctcctctcccctgtaactatttcccaggtcgttgctgtaaatgagaacgtgttctcagtcaacttacctggtaaaataatggacaaattaaataaataataatactcAGGAGTGCTAAGACAACGGGTCATTGGCAATGAATGGGCAGAGTGGGTCAGGTAGGTACATACcggacctgagttcgaggctggggccgacaggtaaacaaaatgaggtactgtgttattgaaacagtccagggggcatcagctgtgtagcagagtgatcatagggtccaaagagcagcaataggtgagCCATGTGCCGTTCGCAAGTCACTACTATGCTAGGCGAGCAGGGGACACATCGTTCAGAAAAGCTAGCGGGCTGGGGCTAGTAGATGGCTCTTCGgtgtagaggtcgactgattatgattttccaacgccgataccgattattggaggaccaaaagagccgataccgattaatcggacaattgtttaaatgtatttgtaataatgacaattacgtgacaatgaacacttatttttacttaatacaaaaaagtatttagtcagccaccaattgtgctagttctcccacttaaaaagatgagaggcctgtaattttcatcataggtacacttcaactatgacagacaaaatggagaaaaagagaagaaaaaaaatccagaaaatcacattctaggattttttatgaatttatttgcaaattatggtgtaaaagcgagtgacgtttgaaacgctattagcgcacatcccgctaactagctagccatttcacatcggttacactagcctcatctcgggagttgataggcttgaagtcataaacagcacaatgcttgacgcacaacgaagagctgctggcaaaacgcacgaaagtgctgtttgaatgaatgcttacgagcctgctgctgcctaccaccgctcagtcagatacatgtatgctcagtcagattatatgcaacgcaggacacgctagataaactagtaatatcatcaaccatgtgtaattaactagtgattatgattgattgtttttttataagacaagtttaatgctagcgagcaacttaccttggcttactgctttcgcgtaacaggcagtctccttgtggagtgcaacgagaggcaggtggttatagcgtaggactagttaactgtaaggttgcaagattgaatcgcccgagctgacaaggtgaaaatatgtcgttctgcccctgagcgaggcagttaacccaccgttcctaggccctaattgaaaataagaatgtgttcttaactgacttgcctagttaaataaaggtgtaaataataataataataaatatatataaaaatcggccaaatcggtgtcctaAAATACAGATTCCccattgttatgaaaacttgaaaatcggccccaattaaatcggccatatcgattaatcggtcgacctctacttcgGTGACATCATAACAGAACAACCTGTTGAGACCACATCGGGCGatcacgtcggcagtccagtcgtgatggatcagcgTGGCTCCATGTCgacaataaagggtccaggccaattagCAAAGGAGGTATTGTAGCCCTAGAATTAGCTGGTATATGGTCCTAGCTTGAggctggtgcttgcttcgggacagaggcgtTAGCGAACAGTAGCCCCTcgtttgcagctagctagctgcgatgatccggcgTAATGATCCAGAGCGACAGGAATCTGGTAATATGGTAGAGAGAAGCAGTCCAATATGTTCCgagttgatatcgcgctgtgcagactggcaggtgttGTCTGAGCCAAGGCTGGCTGATGACCGGCAAAAAGGTGAAGATCACTAGCCCgtggctaacaaagactagtaagctagttagctggctagctccggatggaagttccagttataaggaataaaaatagcagatccgtaccaaaGTGGGTGAGGggggttgcaggaaagtatatttagttcGTAGATAGAAAGTGAGATGAAGAGATATACAAAAAAAGACTGGCTATTTACACGGGATAAGACAcggaaacaaaacaacaaatacacacgtccTACTGAAACGCCATCTTGGAtcatctggaaggttctcccaactccacagaggaactctggagctctgtctgagggaccatcgggttcttgttcaccttcCCGACCAAggccccgattgctcagtttgtccgggtGGCCTGTTGTAggaagaggcttggtggttccaaatgtcttccatttaagaatgatggaggccactgtgttcttggggaccttcaatgctgcatattttttggtaccctttcccagatttgtgcctcggcACAattctgtcttggagctctacggacaattcctttgacttgtcaactgtatatagccaggtgtgtgcctttccaaatcatgtccaaacaattgaatttaccacaggtggactccaatcaagttgtagaaacatctcaaggatgatccatggaaacaagatgcacctgagctcaatttcaagtctcatagcaaagggtctgaaccttatgtaaacaaggtatttctgttgtttatttttaataaatgtgcaaacatttctaacaacctgttttcactttgccgttgtgtgtagatcgatgagttaaaaaaaaaaagtcaaatcaattttagaataaggctctaatgtaacaaaatgtggaaaacgggaagggtctgaaaactttcttaATGCACTGCATATGTGTATATGACCACTACGAGGAAAACGATATAAAAATAATACTGACTGTGCGCAGGCCGGAGCTCCATTGATCTCGATCAGCCACACCTTGAAGCTTTCGTCCACCATGAAGTCAAAGCCAAAGAGCTGGAAACTCTGATAGGACAGGTGTTTAGTGTTGATGGCTGGCTCAATGCATGTCAAACAACTCCTAGGAGACCAGACAGAACAACCATTGTCAGGAGTCTGAGTAGTGGTGTAGCAAATACCTGTACATAGCTATTTGTAGAACTATGCATGTTAGGGAAAGGTCATGTTTGCAAGGTCATCTGACAAAAAAGGGTATTTTTCCATCTTCAATTAAGTAAAACacaaacatcacagcacaggatGAAAAGTAGCTAGCTACCTTATGATCTGCTTGATCTGAGGTAAAATGCTGGTCTCCAGTGCTATGTTGTGGGTGCTCAGCAGGTACTGCCGGAACTCGTCGAAGAACATCTCATTGCCCTCCTCGTAGCGGCCGTAGTTCTGGGAGTGCTCTTTCTGGATGCAGTGGTTAGTCAGGTGGCTGGTCATGTCCTGGAAGTTGGAGCTGTCATAGGGCTCGGAGGCCGTCCGCAGCACACCCTCCCGGTAAAGGTAGATGTTGTACTGATGGTCCACGAGCACCCAGCTCCTAAGAACAATACAGACCCGCAGAGTTAAAGACTACTGGGAAAAAACGCCAGCAATAACATTGCTTCTGTTACTGTTCCTCAGACAGCCCGAATTGTGTATTTATAAGACTATATGGTATTTTGTTGGTAATAAACATGTAATAAACACACAGATGTGCTATCACTCACAAAAATATTAGTATCAGCTGCTTACCTGATGTCAAATTTACGGTTGCCAGGTTGCAGCAGTAGTGGTCTTTCTAGGTACTTCTGAATGACATGAACCTGCCCTTGATTATCAATGAACTCCAGCAATTGATTTGCATCGTAGGATATCAAAATTCCAGCACCTGGAACAAGAAAACCAACCCAAGCCTAATCTTTGTATACAATCCTTGGAATACATATTTTGCCAATAAAGAGTTTGTAACTCACTGGGCAGTCCAAGGAAACATCCAAAAAAAGGCAAGCATTAACTTTAAAACACTAGATTCTTTAGGCAACAATATCATATTTTCCCCATAGTGCCCAACGACTACAGTATCTAGCAGTACTAGCTATCAATAGAAACCCGAGCCTTCAGACGTGATGACTGGGATGTACCTTTTGCTCCAGCAGATGACTTGGCGATCCACACTGTTCCCTCTCCGCTTTCCTTTCTTGAGTGATAAGAGGCCAGGAAAACTTCTCTTTCATCTGTCTTGGGGTTACTTTTCAGGTGGCTGATGCCATTCTTTACAGGAGCGACGGGGGTATTTAGGTTAGTAGGATAGATGATGTAGGATTCAGGCAACCAGTTGCTAGGGTCTGGAAGCTCTGAGCTAGTCTTGATTAACCTGCATAATGTAAAGAAAGAGGATattgatgatatttacagcatcAGTGTGAATTTGAGTGTAAGTTACAGTATCAGAGTGAAAATTATTACACAAACCTTTTCAATACCAAAGTTCAAATACCTACTTGACTAAAGATGCTTTGCGGCACAACTTGTCTGCTCCTCTGTAATAATTCACCTGTTGCATCAGTCCTGGCTCATGACCTATGGAGGATATACAAACACATGACGAAAAAAGTGATGACAATAGGGCGGTGTAAACACAGGAAAGCATTTTGCACGTGTCTGGTCCTTTTCCATCTCTGTAGTCAAACTTCAATGTGTCCAACTTGTGGCATTCTCTTACTTATCCGCAGAGGATGTGATTCAGTGACGTCACCAGGATAAGGTTTCAATTTCGTAACATAGTAGCCAATATAGTCTAGACTATGGGCTCCAGGATAGTCAAGACCAAAATATGAATCGTAAAGTGAAACGGGTGGGCCACAAACAAAATAATTAAGGAACATTATTAGTGGTATAAGGGAATAACTTTCTTGTACTTTGCATAATGTAGAAAATGCAGCAGTCCTGGTTAGACTCACAAGGAGGCTGGGAACGATGCAGTGAGTGCCATAATAGTACTGGTGGTGTGTGTGCATCTACTATGGGCCTACATTATAGATCTCTACATTAGCTGTTTCATGCGACACAATTCATGGGTTCAATTTGAGGGTGAGAACAAGAATACTGACACTCCAACAAAAGGTATTCAAAGCCATGCAATACCATTTACTGAGTATGCCAAAAGTGCTACTCTTACCAAGCCGTCCAAATGGCAGTCTGTTCCGTTCGCCCAACATCAAATTGAATCTGGGATTATCCCTTTTCAGTCTCTTCCATTGTCCAGTTGCGACGAGAATTTTGGAGACTTCAGCATAAATGGTGCTGTTCTCGTCTCTTGCGACAAATGTATACATCGGTACATTCATATTACAACAATAGTATATGTGCAAAAGCACACAACAAAACgaattattagctagctagcccagATGTAGCTATTGAATTTAGCAGACTGGCTGGCAAACGCTATCTCGCGGACGGATGTGTCTGTGGCATGATGAGACAGTCATATCCAGGTTCTGAAAAAAGTGATTCGCATGTTCTTGTTGCTAGTGAATGTCTTTCAAGATCACAAAAGTCCAAACTACTTCATGTTGCATGACTCTCGCCTGACGTTACGTTTCAGTCATGGGTGCCCAGATTTAGGGTGTGCCTGACTAACGACGTTAACGTTACTTGGTCCCACGTCTGGCTGAGATCCTCTGGCTTCTCCTATCTGGCTTGCTTTGCTAATGTTACGTAGCTGAATACATTTCTTAAGTGTTGTTTAAATCGTTATCTATGTAAATTGGTACTTTACTAAGATTTTAGCTGTTTAACTTGGAGACAAAACAACGACCAATGAAAAGAGATTCACATTTTCCAGTAAAGGTTATTTAAGgagctttcaaaacaactgggaaatcGAAAAATAAGAGCTCAAATCATGACGTCGATGATGTTCAGGCCGGAAAGACTGCGCTCTTgaaagatgccagagtttccGACTTGGAATTTCGACTTCGATGACGGTTCAAACGATTGTTCCCAGGCGGAGCTCGTTTCCCCCCCCCcaaagttcccagttgtcttgaacgcgcTGGCGTAAATCGGATATTTCCGAGTTCACAGTTGTGGTTATTGTAGTCTTTATATTCTGGTACCTCACTTAAGGTAATTAAATCAACAGTTATATTTACATTTCAACGGTATATTTCCTCATAACAACAGCAATTTATAACGGAAATGTTTTTGTACTGCATATCCCGGCGAGGACCCCCATTTTAGAGAGGTAAATTGCtagatatgttgttgttttttattacTCATTTTTGTgtatatttgttattttattttttatttttagtaaCTAGATAGTTTAGCCAGGCCAGGGTTTTAGCTAAAGCACATGTATTGTAGTGATTTTCACAGAAAATGTACTACTACGGCATTAACGTCTGTTACATTTTTGTAAATAATGCTGAGCGAGGAGTGCTTTTCTAGGTCGTTCGATTATTTAAAAGGGTGTCATTTTTATACATCCGATTAAATATCAGCCTCATTTTTGAACGTGGCAcgtgtataactacaaccagttagcaagtcgcATATTTCAGAACTTCCTACTTCCGACGAGCACATTAGccgtcgtcactagttaccacggCCACAAATCCGACCAATCAGACAAGGGAGTGTGATGTTTGATAACGCGTGATCCATATAATAAAAGCAAATGTTATACATGCAAAGTGATAATCGGATGTCTTATTCAAACCCAGTTTGCAAGTTTATCATGATGTTTGCCCTTACTCATAGTAACTTGTCTTAACCCAAAACATTGTAGTGCAGTATTAAGTGTCTCTTTCCTTGTAGAATGTTAACAGCTGCATAGAACACATTGTATTGCTAAAATGCGCAAACTTAATAGCTACACTCACCGACACAGGATACACTATCCCTCATGCTGGCCTTCACCAAACCGGTAAATTGCCCCCTAACTATAGCTGCACTTCTTCACATGGCCAGACTTATAGCAGTCTATCCCTCATGCTGGCCTTCACCAAACCGGTAAATTGCCCCCTAACTATAGCTGCACTTCTTCACATGGCCAGACTTATAGCAGTCTTCTCCCCTTTTAATGCTCATTCTTGAAAAATGTCATAAGGTCTGAAATAGACACCAGAGTCAACATACTGTACAAACAATTATCTAGGCTAAGtaatacaaaaatattatttatcTACTGCTCTGCTAACTAGTTCAAGTGTAGTCAGTGGCTAGCCAAAACAGAGAAATTAAACACTTTATTCAAttcaaaatctaattttatttatcacatacacatatttagaagatgttattgcgagtctagagaaatgcttgtgttcctagatgcaacagtgcagtagtatctaacaattcacaacaatctacacaaatctaaaagtatttATTTCAATACAGCACATGGATTCAACATGGATTAGGCACAGGTATCTGAGCTTGAGCATGAGCTTCCTGCAGGAATTTGTAGTCTTGCTGAGGTTGCTAATTagcatttagatttttttgggggTAAATTGagacaaata
This genomic interval from Oncorhynchus keta strain PuntledgeMale-10-30-2019 chromosome 2, Oket_V2, whole genome shotgun sequence contains the following:
- the LOC118401797 gene encoding tubulin--tyrosine ligase-like isoform X2, with the translated sequence MRDSVSCVGHEPGLMQQVNYYRGADKLCRKASLVKLIKTSSELPDPSNWLPESYIIYPTNLNTPVAPVKNGISHLKSNPKTDEREVFLASYHSRKESGEGTVWIAKSSAGAKGAGILISYDANQLLEFIDNQGQVHVIQKYLERPLLLQPGNRKFDIRSWVLVDHQYNIYLYREGVLRTASEPYDSSNFQDMTSHLTNHCIQKEHSQNYGRYEEGNEMFFDEFRQYLLSTHNIALETSILPQIKQIIRSCLTCIEPAINTKHLSYQSFQLFGFDFMVDESFKVWLIEINGAPACAQKLYPELCQGIVDIAISSVFPLNNDSEPRSSSSSPAPYSSSPSFSTLNSSCSSPKLRGPLHVGPFTRL
- the LOC118401797 gene encoding tubulin--tyrosine ligase-like isoform X1 → MNVPMYTFVARDENSTIYAEVSKILVATGQWKRLKRDNPRFNLMLGERNRLPFGRLGHEPGLMQQVNYYRGADKLCRKASLVKLIKTSSELPDPSNWLPESYIIYPTNLNTPVAPVKNGISHLKSNPKTDEREVFLASYHSRKESGEGTVWIAKSSAGAKGAGILISYDANQLLEFIDNQGQVHVIQKYLERPLLLQPGNRKFDIRSWVLVDHQYNIYLYREGVLRTASEPYDSSNFQDMTSHLTNHCIQKEHSQNYGRYEEGNEMFFDEFRQYLLSTHNIALETSILPQIKQIIRSCLTCIEPAINTKHLSYQSFQLFGFDFMVDESFKVWLIEINGAPACAQKLYPELCQGIVDIAISSVFPLNNDSEPRSSSSSPAPYSSSPSFSTLNSSCSSPKLRGPLHVGPFTRL